A window of Novosphingobium terrae contains these coding sequences:
- a CDS encoding VOC family protein: protein MCFFRLSLDYPYTQTIGIFEEPGVGDAVIPKAPGLHHMQLMLSGIDELCRTFESLRDEGLHPHRSADHGPMTSFYYRDPDGNNVELTAQNFATLKAMVEFMGSQAFKDNPSGRELDPGAYVAAWREKQDAKV from the coding sequence ATGTGTTTTTTCCGCCTTTCGCTGGACTATCCCTACACCCAGACCATCGGCATTTTCGAGGAACCGGGCGTGGGCGATGCCGTCATCCCCAAGGCGCCGGGGCTGCATCATATGCAGCTGATGCTGTCCGGCATCGACGAATTGTGTCGCACCTTCGAAAGCCTGCGTGACGAGGGGCTGCACCCCCACCGTTCGGCAGACCATGGGCCGATGACCAGCTTCTATTACCGCGATCCCGACGGCAACAATGTCGAACTGACCGCGCAGAACTTCGCGACGCTGAAGGCGATGGTCGAGTTCATGGGCTCACAGGCCTTCAAGGACAATCCTTCAGGGCGAGAACTCGATCCCGGGGCCTATGTGGCTGCATGGCGAGAAAAACAGGACGCTAAAGTCTGA
- a CDS encoding amidohydrolase family protein: MRLIATEEAFAPTEYIDEFLKLTQRIDTPVSRYLGIYYKKAEAVRQLTDLEYRLPEMDAHGVDMHLLSITAPGVQAFDARLGTDLATMANDRLAAAVAAHPTRFAGLGAVAPQDPAQAAQEVTRCMGGLGMKGIIINSHTQGEYLDDPKFWPIFEAAVAADAPIYLHPNFPPESMIHAYADYGMMGALWGFGAETSLHVLRLIMGGVFDAFPTLKIVLGHLGEALPFWLGRLDNRYQNILRRGGLEPLGMKKLDRLPSEYFRSNVWITTSGMMSNEPLRFCLDMLGADRVMFAVDYPYEQTAEAVDFIRNALLDEETMRKVTHANAEQLFRIAPAA; the protein is encoded by the coding sequence ATGCGCCTGATCGCCACGGAAGAAGCCTTTGCCCCCACCGAATATATCGACGAATTCCTGAAGCTGACGCAAAGGATCGACACGCCCGTCTCGCGCTATCTGGGGATCTATTACAAGAAAGCCGAAGCGGTCCGCCAATTGACCGATCTGGAATATCGCCTGCCCGAGATGGACGCGCATGGCGTGGACATGCATCTGCTGAGCATCACCGCTCCGGGCGTTCAGGCCTTCGATGCAAGGCTGGGCACCGATCTGGCGACGATGGCCAATGACCGGCTGGCCGCCGCCGTGGCCGCCCATCCCACGCGCTTTGCCGGGCTGGGCGCCGTCGCGCCGCAGGACCCGGCGCAGGCCGCGCAGGAGGTAACGCGCTGCATGGGCGGGCTGGGTATGAAGGGCATCATCATCAACTCGCACACGCAGGGCGAGTATCTGGACGATCCCAAATTCTGGCCGATCTTCGAAGCCGCCGTGGCCGCCGATGCGCCGATCTATCTGCACCCCAATTTCCCGCCCGAAAGCATGATCCACGCCTATGCCGATTACGGCATGATGGGCGCGCTCTGGGGCTTTGGCGCGGAGACATCCTTGCATGTGCTGCGCCTGATCATGGGCGGGGTCTTCGATGCCTTCCCCACGCTGAAGATCGTGCTGGGCCATCTGGGCGAGGCGCTGCCCTTCTGGCTGGGCCGGCTGGACAACCGCTATCAGAACATCCTGCGGCGCGGCGGGCTGGAACCTCTGGGCATGAAAAAACTGGACCGCCTGCCCAGCGAATACTTCAGGAGCAATGTCTGGATCACCACCAGCGGCATGATGTCCAACGAGCCCTTGCGCTTCTGCCTCGACATGCTGGGGGCGGACCGGGTGATGTTCGCCGTCGATTATCCCTATGAGCAGACCGCCGAGGCGGTAGACTTCATCCGCAACGCCCTGCTGGATGAGGAGACCATGCGCAAGGTCACGCACGCCAACGCCGAACAACTGTTCCGCATCGCCCCCGCCGCCTGA
- a CDS encoding aldo/keto reductase, protein MKMTTLGRDGPQVSRLGLGCAGMSQMPRNEEEGVATIHALLDAGVNLLDTADFYGMGHNEMLIGRAIRGRRDQALLSVKCGLMLSPTHRFLGLDGRPAAIKNFVAYSLQRLGVDEIDLFQLCRADPDVPYEESIGAIAELIAEGKVRHLGVSEVGADLIRRAHAVHPVAALEIEYSLACRFIEHEILPTTRELGIAVVAYRVLADGLLSGSVPESRGLFVPPRLEGGNLAANVATCAAALELAREKGITPAQLAVAWLLAQGEDIIPLIGMRRPSRLAENLAIPDIVLSPDELARLDKAFHPEAILGDRYPASVQKFAAR, encoded by the coding sequence GTGAAGATGACCACATTGGGCCGCGATGGCCCGCAGGTCTCGCGTCTGGGGCTGGGGTGTGCGGGCATGTCGCAGATGCCGCGCAACGAGGAGGAGGGCGTGGCCACGATCCATGCCCTGCTCGATGCCGGGGTGAACCTGCTCGATACCGCCGATTTCTATGGCATGGGCCATAATGAGATGCTGATCGGGCGCGCCATCAGGGGGCGGCGGGATCAGGCTCTGCTCAGTGTGAAATGCGGGCTGATGCTGTCGCCCACGCACAGGTTTCTCGGGCTGGACGGGCGCCCGGCGGCGATCAAAAATTTCGTGGCCTATTCGCTGCAGCGGCTGGGCGTCGATGAGATCGACCTGTTCCAGCTCTGCCGCGCCGATCCGGACGTGCCCTATGAGGAGAGCATCGGCGCCATCGCCGAGCTGATCGCCGAGGGCAAGGTGCGCCATCTGGGTGTGTCGGAGGTCGGCGCGGATCTGATCCGCCGCGCCCATGCGGTGCATCCGGTGGCGGCGCTGGAGATCGAATATTCGCTGGCCTGCCGCTTTATCGAGCATGAGATCCTGCCCACCACGCGCGAACTGGGCATCGCCGTGGTGGCCTATCGTGTGCTGGCAGACGGGTTGCTGAGCGGTTCTGTGCCCGAGAGCCGGGGGCTGTTCGTGCCGCCGCGTCTGGAAGGCGGCAATCTGGCCGCCAATGTCGCCACCTGCGCTGCCGCGCTGGAGCTGGCGCGCGAGAAAGGCATCACGCCCGCGCAGCTGGCCGTGGCGTGGCTGCTGGCTCAGGGCGAGGATATCATTCCGTTGATCGGCATGCGGCGCCCCTCGCGGTTGGCTGAAAATCTGGCCATTCCGGACATCGTGCTTTCGCCCGATGAGCTGGCGCGGCTGGACAAGGCATTTCATCCCGAAGCGATCCTCGGCGACCGCTATCCGGCCTCTGTGCAGAAATTCGCGGCGCGCTGA